The Fluviispira sanaruensis sequence AATATTAATCCACATATCTTGAATATAATATATTTTTAATTAACGAAGTAGTAATAATGATTATGGCATAAAAATTTTTTTAAAAATAAATTAAAACAAAGTGATTTTCATGCAGATGAAACATTAACATTAGTGATATGATAAGCTCAGCTATGCGTAAATATAAATTTGATTTTAAACACTTTTTATGTAAAGAGAGAGGATAGCTTGTCTGATTAGACATGGCTTTATTCTTTTATTTATAAGGTTAAAAAATGGTATTATCTGGGGCAGAAAAATTTAGCAAAATATGCTCAGAAAATAGTAATTTATGGATGGGTATTGTCAACTTGACTCCTGATAGCTTTAGCGATGGGGGAGAATATTTTTCTATCGATAAAGCCATGTCCCGTATAGACACATTGGTGAAGAATGGGGCTCATATTCTCGATTTTGGCGGAGCTTCAAGTCGTCCCAATTCTCCTTTAATCACTCCTGAAGAAGAGTTTGAGCGCGTCTATCAAGTGATTTTAAAAGCAAGAAAAAGGATTCCTGAGGATGTTTTAATAAGTCTCGACACCTACTCGCCTCGCGTGGCGCAGAAGCTGGCTGAAGAGGGGCTTATCGACATTGTGAATGATATTTTTTCAGGTTTACGTGCTGAAATTACAAATGGCATAGTGCGAAATACAGCTGAAATAACTGCTGAGTATAAGCTTGGCTATATTTTAATGCATATGCAAGGGGTGCCTGAAAATATGCAGATAAATCCTTCTTATGGCAATTGTTTATCTGAAGTGAGAGACTTTTTACGGGAAAGAATTCTCTTTGCTGAGAAATGTGGTGTGAAATCAATTGCAATTGACCCAGGAATCGGTTTTGGGAAATCGCTTGAGAATAATATAGAGTTGCTTTCACAAAGTGGAATTGAGTTTCTAAAAGAGTTGAATAAACCTATTTTAATCGGTTTATCGCGAAAATCTTTTTTAGGAAAAATTTATCCTAACCTGACTGAACCTTCTATGCGGGATCGTGCGAGCAAGGAGTTTGAAAGTAAATGTCTCCAATTTGGAGCAAAAATAATTCGTTCGCATATTATGGCAAGTGAGTTAAATTTTAATTAAAAATAAGATAAAGTAAATTTGCTCTGCATAATTTTTTAATATTAGGAATAAAATAATGGATACAAATGAATTGTGGCATCTTCTTCAGATGCAAATGGATACAATTAAAAAAGAGTCTGACTCGAGTCATCATCCCGTTCTGGAAAAAGCACTCGGAGTTCTTAAAGAAACAATTGAAAATTATTTAAGTGAACAAGTCACAGCTGGGCTTCCCCACCCTCACCCACGCAGTCGTATTTATCGCTCTGAACCAAAAACATGGGAAATCTACGATAGCTCTTCACATGAAATAATGGATCTTATAACGAAGAAAGCAAAAAGTGCACAAAAAAAACCTGCCTGTGTCTTCGATTTAGATGGGACTTTATTTGATGTCGGTTATAGAACTCTTGGGCTTTTAAATGAATGGTTGGCTTCCGATGCCGCAAAACATTTTGACAAAAGACTTTTGCAGAAGATTGCGAAATTAAATTACAGCCACATTGGTTATAGTTTATCACATGCGTTTGAAAACTCAGGGTTTGATTTAAGAAACCAAGAAACAATGAGTTTATTTTCTTCTGTGGAAAGATATTGGAAGAAAAAATTCTTTGATGGGGCTTCATTGGTGAAATACGATAAAGTTATGGAAAATGCAGATTTATTTGTACAAAAATTGAGTGAAAATAATATCGAGATATTTTATTTGACGGGTCGTTATTTTCATTCAATGGCTAAAGGAACAGAACAGCAGTTGCTGAATTTTAATTTTCCTTTCGATAAAAATAAATTAATTTTAAAACACAATCCCCATGCAGATGATCAAATTTTTAAAGCAGAGCAAGTGCGAAAAATAGCACAAGAGTATGAAATTGTCGGTAACTTTGAAAATGAATATTTAAATATTGCATTTATGTCGCTTGAAGCGCGCGATGCGATTAATGTTATTGTCGATTCACACCACTCTGGTCGTCAGACTCCAGCGCTCGACTTGCCTATTTATCGTGTTTCTCGTTTTGAATTTTGATATTCTGCTTTAATTGGTGACCCTTAAGGGATTCGAACCCATGTCGCCACCATGAAAGGGTGGTGTCCTGGACCTGCTAGACGAAAGGGTCATTCGCATAAACATATACCTAGCAAAAACAATTTTTAATAACAACACTGCGTGAAAAGCAAATTTCTTGGCCTGAAGCTCAGTTTAAAACAATTTTTAATATTTATGTGATTTTGTTTTTGCTTATTTTTTTTCGCAATTGCGGCAATAAAAAAGCCAACCTATGTGGTTGGCTTATTCTAAGTTAGGAAAAATATGGTGACCCTAACCGGATTCGAACCGGTGTTACCGCCGTGAAAGGGCGGTGTCCTAGGCCTCTAGACGATAGGGCCACTTCTTCCGTGAAAAGGTAGGTATTCTTTCGCAAGAAAAGAGTCAAGCAGTTTTGAAATTTTTTTTTCGTTTTGCCATTTCCTTGGAGATATTGACTTTTTTTATGGCTCTAAAAAAATTTTTGCTTCACACTTTGTTTCAAAAGATCCGAGAAGAGCATAGCTATAGGAGAGAAGCATGTGAATCATGCCCTTTTCTTGTGTTTTGATGGAGGTTTTTTTATGGTACAAGATCTTGAAATGATGAAAAAAGTTTATTCAAACTTCAAATCAAATGTGGATTCAGCACGCAAACTTCTTGGGCGTCCGATGACGTATACAGAAAAGATTCTTTACTCTCACCTCAAACCCGCAAATGGGGGGCAAGGAACGGAACTTAAGAACTTTGGCAGAGGGAAAGACTATGTGGATTTCTTTCCTGACCGCGTTGCAATGCAAGACGCAACGGCGCAAATGGCTCTTTTGCAGTTTATGTCTGCAGGGATTCCAAAAGTTGCTGTGCCTTCGACAGTGCACTGTGACCACCTTATACAAGCAGAAATCAATGCCGAAACCGACCTTGCCACTGCAAACCGCGACAATGCAGAGGTTTATGAATTCTTAGCAAATGTTTCCAGAAAATATGGCATTGGCTTTTGGAAGCCAGGCGCAGGGATTATTCACCAAGTTGTCCTTGAAAACTATGCATTTCCAGGCGGAATGATGATCGGTACAGACTCTCACACACCAAACGCAGGTGGCCTTGGTATGGTTGCCATTGGTGTGGGTGGTGCCGATGCCGTTGACGTGATGGCGGGTATTCCTTGGGAACTTAAATTTCCTAAACTTATCG is a genomic window containing:
- the folP gene encoding dihydropteroate synthase, with the translated sequence MVLSGAEKFSKICSENSNLWMGIVNLTPDSFSDGGEYFSIDKAMSRIDTLVKNGAHILDFGGASSRPNSPLITPEEEFERVYQVILKARKRIPEDVLISLDTYSPRVAQKLAEEGLIDIVNDIFSGLRAEITNGIVRNTAEITAEYKLGYILMHMQGVPENMQINPSYGNCLSEVRDFLRERILFAEKCGVKSIAIDPGIGFGKSLENNIELLSQSGIEFLKELNKPILIGLSRKSFLGKIYPNLTEPSMRDRASKEFESKCLQFGAKIIRSHIMASELNFN
- a CDS encoding HAD family acid phosphatase, encoding MDTNELWHLLQMQMDTIKKESDSSHHPVLEKALGVLKETIENYLSEQVTAGLPHPHPRSRIYRSEPKTWEIYDSSSHEIMDLITKKAKSAQKKPACVFDLDGTLFDVGYRTLGLLNEWLASDAAKHFDKRLLQKIAKLNYSHIGYSLSHAFENSGFDLRNQETMSLFSSVERYWKKKFFDGASLVKYDKVMENADLFVQKLSENNIEIFYLTGRYFHSMAKGTEQQLLNFNFPFDKNKLILKHNPHADDQIFKAEQVRKIAQEYEIVGNFENEYLNIAFMSLEARDAINVIVDSHHSGRQTPALDLPIYRVSRFEF